One window from the genome of Maylandia zebra isolate NMK-2024a linkage group LG18, Mzebra_GT3a, whole genome shotgun sequence encodes:
- the LOC101480376 gene encoding uncharacterized protein LOC101480376, whose product MSSLQLPAEFVTEAVTADGGGGEAGGGREFEQRTEEEMDRERRRRLLDITWKLDRQPHRTDIRQEEEEICSQERSSSLDQEARELPQIKEEDEELCTNQEEAETEQMKEEEEELSINREEEQLILESQRNTDSSSKSVQHSVYAKVFKTVSQTKDEHTNKKSHACETCGKTFSSNFHLVTHIRTHTGEKPFACKTCGKRFSRKFDVKAHARTHTGEKPYTCELCGQSFRRNYRLTVHMRSHTGEKPFACEFCRKSFSCNSNLKIHLRIHTGEKPHVCETCGKSFNRSGQLKIHLRNHTGEKPYSCKLCGKCFSSSSSLIGHMRTHTGEKPHCCNTCGKRFWQAVSLKIHTRSHTGEKPYSCQTCGKGFSSCDSLTVHTRTHTGEKPYSCNTCGKRFRQSSGLKSHMRTHKGERLYSCETCGKSFTKNVSLLLHRRTHRDKKSYTCSTCEERFICPLELDNHMRTHTGKKLYFCETCGKCFTHSSTLADHIRTHTGEKPYACETCTRRFSSRAYLKVHMRTHTGEKPFSCKTCGKGFRSCTHLIAHVRIHTGEKPYTCKVCGKRFSRSSGLKNHMMTHTGESAFSCETCGKNFSSCPPLIVHMRTHTGEKPYSCDTCGKEFSSTSHLKKHMIVHTGEKPYACDLCGKSFTSSSYLKVHMRSHTGEKPYSCKTCGKGFSSKPPLIVHMRTHTGEKPYTCNSCGERFTYATVWKNHMRAHDSHTASS is encoded by the exons ATGTCTTCCCTTCAACTTCCGGCTGAGTTTGTCACCGAGGCCGTGACTGCtgacggaggaggaggagaagcaggAGGTGGCAGAGAGTTTGAACAACGCACCGAGGAGGAGATGGACCGCGAGCGCAGGCGCAGACTGCTGGACATCACCTGGAAACTTGATAGGCAGCCGCACCGGACAG ACATTcgacaggaggaggaagagatcTGCAGCCAGGAGAGGAGCAGCAGTCTGGATCAGGAAGCGCGAGAGCTGCCACAGATcaaagaggaagacgaggaactCTGCACCAatcaggaggaagcagagactgaacagatgaaagaggaagaggaggagcttTCCATCAATCGGGAGGAAGAACAGCTCATACTGGAGTCTCAACGTAACACTGACAGTAGCTCGAAGTCCGTGCAGCACAGCGTTTACGCAAAAGTGTTTAAGACAGTGTCGCAGACGAAAGACGAGCACACGAATAAAAAATCTCACGCCTGCGAAACGTGCGGAAAGACTTTTAGCAGTAACTTCCACCTGGTGACTCACATACGCacccacacaggtgagaagccctTTGCTTGTAAGACCTGCGGAAAACGTTTCAGCCGCAAGTTCGACGTGAAAGCTCACGCAAGAACCCACACGGGCGAAAAGCCGTACACGTGCGAGCTGTGCGGTCAGAGTTTTAGAAGAAACTATCGGCTGACAGTCCACATGAGAAGTCACACGGGCGAGAAGCCTTTTGCATGCGAATTTTGCCGCAAAAGTTTCAGCTGTAATTCTAATCTGAAAATCCACCTGAGAatccacacaggtgagaagcctcACGTTTGTGAAACCTGCGGGAAAAGCTTCAATCGCAGCGGTCAGCTGAAGATCCACCTGAGAAACCACACAGGGGAGAAACCGTACTCCTGCAAGCTGTGTGGAAAATGTTTCAGCAGCAGCTCGTCACTGATAGGCCACATGAGAacccacacaggtgagaagcctcACTGCTGCAACACCTGCGGGAAACGTTTCTGGCAAGCAGTGTCTCTGAAAATCCACACAAGGAGCCACACGGGCGAGAAACCGTATTCCTGCCAAACGTGTGGTAAAGGGTTCAGCAGCTGTGACTCGCTGACCGTCCACACCAGAACCCACACAGGTGAAAAACCTTACTCCTGCAACACCTGTGGAAAGAGATTTAGGCAGTCTTCGGGACTGAAGAGTCACATGAGAACTCACAAAGGTGAAAGGTTGTACTCGTGTGAGACGTGCGGGAAAAGCTTCACTAAGAACGTCAGCTTGCTCCTGCACAGGCGGACCCACAGAGACAAGAAGTCTTACACCTGCAGCACCTGTGAGGAAAGGTTCATCTGCCCTTTAGAGCTGGACAATCACATGAGAACTCACACAGGTAAAAAGCTTTATTTCTGCGAGACGTGCGGGAAATGTTTCACTCACAGCTCCACTTTGGCCGACCACATCAGGacgcacacaggtgagaagccgtaCGCCTGTGAAACCTGCACCAGGCGCTTCAGTAGTCGCGCTTACCTGAAAGTCCACATGAGAACGCACACAGGCGAGAAACCGTTTTCCTGCAAAACGTGCGGAAAAGGTTTCAGAAGCTGTACTCACCTGATAGCCCACGTGAGAatccacacaggtgagaaacctTACACCTGTAAAGTGTGTGGGAAACGATTTAGCCGCTCGTCGGGACTGAAGAACCACATGATGACTCACACAGGTGAAAGCGCCTTTTCTTGTGAAACGTGTGGAAAAAATTTCTCTAGCTGTCCTCCTCTGATAGTCCACATGAGAacccacacaggtgagaagccttACTCCTGCGACACCTGTGGAAAAGAGTTCAGTAGCACCTCTCATCTGAAAAAACACATGATtgtgcacacaggtgagaagccgtaTGCCTGTGATCTCTGCGGTAAAAGCTTCACTAGCAGCTCCTACCTGAAAGTCCACATGCGGAgccacacaggtgagaaaccgTATTCCTGCAAAACGTGTGGGAAAGGTTTCAGCAGTAAGCCGCCGCTAATAGTTCACATGAGAacccacacaggtgagaagccttACACCTGCAATAGCTGCGGGGAAAGATTTACGTATGCGACGGTGTGGAAAAATCACATGAGAGCTCACGACTCTCACACAGCATCCTCTTAG